Proteins encoded within one genomic window of Gammaproteobacteria bacterium:
- a CDS encoding DHA2 family efflux MFS transporter permease subunit, giving the protein MQVLDSTIANVSLPTIAGNLGVSATQGTWIVTSFAVANGVAVPLTGWLMGRFGVVRVFVASVTLFTLSSLLCGLAWDLGSLIAFRVLQGAVSGPMIPGSQTLLIAIFPPNRRSTALGVWSMTTLIGPVAGPILGGYICDNYHWSWIFLINVPVGLFCALVCWRGLKARETPTRRLPIDTVGVALLVMWVGALQVVLDKGKDADWFHSTFITVLALAALVLFLVWLVWELTDEHPAVDLRLFRNRNLLFGTIAFCFGYAVFFANLLLMPLWMQTQLGYTATWAGLVAAPAGVVAFLLTPLVARAGNRVDTRIMASIAFVAFAVSYFMRADFTAHDDLLTYTLPLPVQGIAMSCFFVSLLTIQLDGLRPEQIPMATGISNFARITAGSFAASLITTLWDRREAMHQSRLADHVTALSPGYQSAVEALQGFGASAEQAAALVAHEMTRQAYQLAANELFWLSGWIVLAMTALVWLTRRPRTDHG; this is encoded by the coding sequence ATGCAGGTGCTCGATTCCACCATCGCCAACGTCTCGCTGCCGACCATCGCCGGCAACCTTGGCGTCAGTGCCACCCAGGGCACCTGGATCGTCACCTCCTTCGCGGTGGCCAACGGCGTGGCGGTGCCGCTGACCGGCTGGCTGATGGGCCGCTTCGGCGTGGTGCGGGTGTTCGTCGCCTCGGTGACGCTGTTCACCCTGAGCTCGCTGCTCTGCGGGCTCGCCTGGGACCTCGGCTCGCTCATCGCTTTCCGCGTGCTGCAGGGCGCGGTGTCCGGGCCGATGATCCCCGGCAGCCAGACGCTGCTGATCGCCATCTTCCCGCCCAACCGCCGTTCCACCGCGCTCGGCGTCTGGTCGATGACCACGCTGATCGGCCCGGTGGCCGGGCCGATCCTCGGCGGCTACATCTGCGACAACTACCACTGGAGCTGGATCTTCCTCATCAACGTGCCCGTCGGCCTGTTCTGCGCCCTGGTGTGCTGGCGCGGCCTGAAGGCGCGCGAGACACCGACCCGCCGGCTGCCGATCGACACCGTGGGCGTGGCGCTGCTGGTGATGTGGGTGGGCGCGCTGCAGGTGGTGCTCGACAAGGGCAAGGATGCCGACTGGTTCCACTCCACGTTCATCACCGTGCTGGCGCTCGCCGCCCTGGTGCTGTTCCTGGTGTGGCTGGTCTGGGAGCTGACCGACGAGCACCCGGCGGTGGACCTGCGGCTGTTCCGCAACCGCAACCTGCTGTTCGGCACCATCGCCTTTTGCTTCGGCTACGCGGTGTTCTTCGCCAACCTGCTGCTGATGCCGCTGTGGATGCAGACCCAGCTCGGCTATACCGCCACCTGGGCCGGCCTGGTGGCCGCGCCGGCCGGGGTGGTGGCCTTCCTGCTGACGCCGCTGGTGGCGCGGGCCGGCAACCGGGTCGATACGCGGATCATGGCCAGCATCGCCTTCGTCGCCTTCGCCGTCTCGTACTTCATGCGCGCGGACTTCACCGCCCACGACGACCTGCTGACCTACACCCTGCCGCTGCCGGTGCAGGGCATCGCCATGAGCTGCTTCTTCGTCTCGCTGCTCACCATCCAGCTCGACGGCCTCAGGCCCGAGCAGATCCCGATGGCGACCGGCATCTCCAACTTCGCGCGCATCACCGCCGGCAGCTTCGCCGCCTCGCTGATCACCACGCTCTGGGACCGGCGCGAAGCGATGCACCAGAGCCGGCTTGCCGACCACGTGACCGCGCTGTCGCCTGGTTACCAGTCGGCGGTCGAGGCGCTGCAGGGTTTCGGTGCCAGCGCCGAACAGGCCGCTGCCCTCGTCGCCCACGAGATGACGCGCCAGGCCTACCAGCTCGCCGCCAACGAACTGTTCTGGCTATCCGGCTGGATCGTGCTCGCCATGACCGCGTTGGTGTGGCTGACGCGGCGGCCCAGGACCGACCACGGCTGA
- a CDS encoding efflux RND transporter periplasmic adaptor subunit, with protein sequence MTDNANDSPRETQPAGKPAATGLAAARRRWMGLLAGAVILSLLGYGAWLALSGPHETTDDAYVAGDQVMITARDPGTVMALHADDTERVRAGQPLVDLDPATADVELAAAAAQLGQAVRTVRASYSQVAAAEAAVAEARTALARARADLARRQPVAAAGAISGEELAHAGEAVSAASAALDQAEGRLAQARAQVQGAELRSNPAVLAAIAAYRRAAIRRGHMHIVAPVDGTVARRSVQIGQQVAAGTPLMVVVPLDRLWVDANFRETQLADLRVGQPVRISTDIYGDDVGFRGTVLGLGAGSGNAFALLPPQNATGNWIKIVQRVPVRIGLDARELEAHPLRIGLSVTVDVDTAERSGSPLGREARSPYAALPDSAPEVEAQIEGIISANAGGHP encoded by the coding sequence ATGACCGACAACGCCAACGACTCCCCCCGTGAAACGCAGCCGGCCGGCAAGCCGGCCGCGACAGGCCTGGCCGCGGCACGCCGCCGCTGGATGGGGCTGCTCGCTGGCGCCGTCATCCTCTCGCTGCTGGGCTACGGTGCCTGGCTGGCACTCAGCGGTCCGCACGAGACCACCGACGATGCCTATGTCGCCGGCGACCAGGTGATGATCACCGCGCGCGACCCCGGCACGGTGATGGCCCTGCATGCCGACGACACCGAGCGCGTGCGCGCCGGCCAGCCGCTGGTGGACCTCGATCCCGCCACCGCGGATGTGGAGCTCGCCGCAGCAGCCGCCCAGCTCGGCCAGGCAGTTCGCACGGTGCGCGCCAGCTATTCGCAGGTGGCTGCCGCGGAGGCCGCGGTGGCCGAGGCGCGCACGGCGCTGGCGCGGGCCCGCGCGGATCTCGCGCGCCGCCAGCCGGTGGCCGCGGCCGGCGCGATTTCCGGCGAGGAACTCGCGCACGCCGGGGAGGCCGTCAGCGCGGCCAGCGCCGCGCTCGACCAGGCCGAAGGCCGTCTCGCCCAGGCGCGGGCCCAGGTGCAGGGGGCGGAGCTTCGCAGCAACCCGGCGGTGCTGGCGGCGATAGCCGCTTACCGTCGCGCCGCCATCCGCCGCGGGCACATGCATATCGTCGCACCGGTCGACGGCACCGTGGCCCGGCGCAGCGTGCAGATCGGCCAGCAGGTCGCCGCCGGCACGCCGCTGATGGTGGTGGTGCCGCTGGACCGACTGTGGGTGGATGCGAACTTCCGCGAGACCCAGCTCGCCGACCTGCGGGTCGGCCAGCCGGTGCGCATCAGCACCGACATCTACGGCGATGATGTCGGCTTCCGGGGCACGGTGCTCGGCCTGGGCGCGGGCAGCGGCAACGCCTTCGCGTTGCTGCCGCCGCAGAACGCCACCGGCAACTGGATCAAGATCGTGCAGCGTGTGCCGGTGCGCATCGGGCTCGATGCGCGCGAGCTCGAGGCGCACCCGCTGCGCATCGGCCTGTCGGTCACCGTCGACGTCGACACCGCTGAACGCTCCGGCTCGCCGCTCGGCCGCGAGGCGCGCAGCCCCTATGCGGCGCTGCCCGACTCCGCGCCGGAGGTGGAGGCGCAGATCGAGGGCATCATCAGCGCCAACGCCGGCGGGCATCCGTGA
- a CDS encoding efflux transporter outer membrane subunit: MPRSCITLTHLIRLALPAVLLAACTVPREPLAVTEVTVPSLGLGAEPAPAIADGWWQALGDPQLDRLMTDALAGNPTLAAAMARLREAGSFLASAEADRRPQLTGEASVQAQRLSDAYIIPPPYGGSVRGIGQAQLNLSWDLDFWGRQAAAVSQAHATAAAAALDVDAARLALAGSVAQTYVELARAEQRLATAKAELEQREQALALVRLRVRGQLDGEREARGAEILQAQARQALALATAQREALVHACALLAGRGGDYYATLQPTRLAPGSSLPLPATLPADLLARRPDIVAAQARIDSAMAGREMARTAFYPDIDLMGLAGLQAIGLDRFISSDAATYGVGAAVHLPIFDGGQLRAAYAGASARADAAIADYNQAVLGAVRETADALSRVDSAAASLEAQRQATAASAGIRRIEDARLAAGLGSRLELIAAELQLLAAQQASADLEADQAIARIRLLLAVGGGFDPTHATPVTDTRPSP; encoded by the coding sequence ATGCCGCGGTCCTGCATCACCCTGACCCACCTGATCCGCCTGGCCCTGCCGGCAGTGCTGCTCGCCGCCTGCACCGTGCCGCGAGAGCCGCTGGCCGTCACCGAGGTCACCGTGCCGTCGCTGGGGCTGGGCGCGGAGCCGGCGCCGGCGATCGCGGACGGCTGGTGGCAGGCGCTGGGTGACCCGCAGCTCGATCGCCTGATGACGGATGCGCTTGCCGGCAACCCGACGCTGGCGGCGGCGATGGCGCGCCTGCGCGAGGCCGGCAGCTTCCTCGCCAGTGCCGAGGCGGACAGGCGCCCGCAGCTGACGGGCGAGGCGAGCGTGCAGGCCCAGCGCCTGAGCGATGCCTACATCATCCCGCCACCCTACGGCGGCAGCGTGCGTGGCATCGGCCAGGCGCAGCTCAACCTCAGCTGGGACCTCGACTTCTGGGGACGGCAGGCGGCCGCGGTCAGCCAGGCGCACGCCACGGCGGCTGCGGCGGCGCTGGATGTCGATGCCGCCCGGCTGGCGCTGGCCGGCTCGGTGGCGCAGACCTATGTCGAGCTGGCCCGCGCCGAGCAGCGCCTGGCCACCGCAAAGGCGGAGCTCGAACAGCGCGAGCAGGCGCTGGCGCTGGTGCGCCTGCGGGTGCGGGGCCAGCTCGATGGGGAGCGCGAGGCCCGCGGCGCGGAGATCCTCCAGGCGCAGGCGCGGCAGGCGCTGGCGCTGGCCACGGCGCAGCGCGAGGCGCTGGTGCATGCCTGCGCGCTGCTCGCCGGCCGCGGCGGGGACTACTACGCGACGCTGCAGCCGACGCGCCTGGCGCCGGGCAGCAGCCTGCCGCTGCCGGCGACGCTGCCCGCCGACCTGCTGGCGCGGCGGCCGGACATCGTCGCGGCGCAGGCGCGCATCGACTCGGCGATGGCCGGGCGCGAGATGGCGCGCACCGCTTTCTATCCCGACATCGACCTGATGGGGCTGGCCGGGCTGCAGGCGATCGGCCTCGACCGCTTCATCAGCAGCGATGCGGCCACCTACGGTGTCGGCGCGGCGGTGCACCTGCCGATCTTCGACGGCGGCCAGCTGCGCGCCGCCTACGCCGGCGCCAGCGCCCGGGCGGATGCCGCCATCGCCGACTACAACCAGGCTGTGCTCGGCGCCGTGCGCGAGACCGCCGACGCGCTGAGCCGCGTGGACAGCGCGGCCGCCAGCCTCGAGGCGCAGCGCCAGGCCACGGCCGCCAGCGCCGGCATCCGCCGCATCGAGGACGCGCGCCTCGCCGCCGGTCTCGGCTCGCGCCTCGAGCTGATCGCAGCCGAGCTGCAGCTGCTCGCCGCGCAACAGGCGAGCGCCGACCTCGAGGCCGACCAGGCCATCGCCCGCATCCGTCTGCTGCTGGCCGTCGGCGGCGGCTTCGATCCCACCCACGCCACGCCCGTCACCGACACCAGGCCTTCCCCATGA
- a CDS encoding MarR family transcriptional regulator, giving the protein MPAFYQADSLTPANAIGYLLRRAYKLSMARAEAAFAASEVTFTQWIVLALVHSGTATTGADLSRNIGHSSGAMTRLIDQLEQRGLLGRLRDGSDRRVTRLAITAAGRRTVTDLAERVAGLWNEVLEDFDREEILRLITTLNRLVARLEAEAGEGG; this is encoded by the coding sequence GTGCCCGCGTTCTACCAGGCCGATTCACTCACCCCCGCCAACGCCATCGGCTACCTGCTGCGCCGCGCGTACAAGCTGAGCATGGCCCGCGCCGAGGCGGCCTTCGCGGCGAGCGAGGTCACCTTCACGCAGTGGATCGTGCTGGCCCTGGTCCACAGCGGCACCGCGACCACCGGCGCGGACCTCTCGCGCAACATCGGCCACAGCAGCGGAGCGATGACCCGGCTGATCGACCAGCTCGAGCAGCGCGGCCTGCTCGGCCGCCTGCGCGATGGCAGCGACCGGCGCGTCACGCGGCTGGCGATCACCGCGGCCGGCCGCAGGACCGTCACCGACCTGGCCGAGCGCGTCGCCGGCCTGTGGAACGAGGTGCTCGAGGACTTCGACCGCGAGGAAATCCTGCGGCTGATCACCACGCTCAACCGGCTCGTCGCCCGCCTCGAGGCGGAAGCGGGCGAGGGCGGCTAG
- a CDS encoding MFS transporter — protein MMQSLLLAIYPLLKTNYGLDFGQIGLFTFTSQVTASVLQPLVGLYIDRSPRPYSLAMGMGSTLAGLVLLAYAPNFTSLLVAAALVGVGSSVFHPESSRVARMAAGHRHGLAQSVFQVGGNAGSAIGPLLAAFIVLGYGQESIAWFSLAALLGIFLLVRVGHWYRDHGLERMRASAAHAASRPPLPRRQLVLAMAVLIALIFSKFFYMASMTSYYTFYLISEFQVSVRGAQLYLFLFLAAVATGTIAGGWIGDRIGRKAVIWMSIVGVLPFTLLLPYANLFWTALLSVPIGFILASAFPAIVVYAQELMPSRVGAVAGLFFGFAFGLGGIGAAVLGELADATSIGFVYHLCSFLPVIGLLAGFLPRMEGGRSRGRALEAAA, from the coding sequence ATGATGCAGTCGCTGCTGCTGGCCATCTATCCGCTGCTGAAGACGAACTACGGCCTGGATTTCGGCCAGATCGGGCTGTTCACCTTCACGTCGCAGGTGACCGCCTCGGTGTTGCAGCCGCTGGTGGGGCTGTACATCGACCGCAGCCCGCGCCCGTACTCGCTGGCCATGGGCATGGGCTCGACGCTCGCCGGGCTGGTGCTGCTGGCCTATGCGCCGAACTTCACCTCGCTGCTGGTGGCGGCGGCGCTCGTCGGTGTCGGCTCCTCGGTGTTCCACCCGGAGTCCTCGCGGGTGGCGCGCATGGCGGCGGGTCATCGCCACGGGCTGGCGCAGTCGGTGTTCCAGGTGGGCGGCAATGCCGGCTCGGCGATCGGCCCGCTGCTGGCGGCGTTCATCGTGCTCGGCTACGGCCAGGAGAGCATTGCCTGGTTCTCGCTCGCGGCGCTGCTCGGCATCTTCCTGCTGGTGCGGGTCGGGCACTGGTACCGGGACCACGGCCTGGAGCGCATGCGGGCGAGCGCGGCGCATGCGGCCTCGCGCCCGCCGCTGCCGCGCCGGCAGCTGGTGCTGGCCATGGCGGTGCTGATCGCGCTGATTTTTTCCAAGTTCTTCTACATGGCGAGCATGACCAGCTACTACACCTTCTACCTGATCAGCGAGTTCCAGGTGTCGGTGCGGGGCGCGCAGCTCTACCTGTTCCTGTTCCTCGCCGCGGTGGCCACCGGCACCATCGCCGGCGGCTGGATCGGCGACCGCATCGGCCGCAAGGCGGTGATCTGGATGTCGATCGTCGGCGTGCTGCCGTTCACGCTGCTGCTGCCCTACGCCAACCTGTTCTGGACGGCGCTGCTGAGCGTGCCGATCGGCTTCATCCTCGCCTCGGCCTTCCCGGCGATCGTCGTCTATGCGCAGGAGCTCATGCCCTCGCGGGTGGGCGCAGTGGCGGGCCTGTTCTTCGGTTTCGCCTTCGGCCTGGGCGGCATCGGCGCGGCGGTGCTGGGTGAGCTGGCGGATGCGACCAGCATCGGCTTCGTCTACCACCTCTGCTCGTTCCTGCCGGTCATCGGGCTGCTGGCCGGGTTCCTGCCGCGGATGGAGGGTGGCCGCAGCCGCGGGCGGGCGCTGGAGGCGGCCGCATAG